From a single Sporosarcina oncorhynchi genomic region:
- a CDS encoding carbohydrate ABC transporter permease translates to MSGFWRKTVDARTALLYLLPSIIVFAVFIFYPMFRTIYLSFFLTDQTGNAAINVGFENYQYLLTSSEFLNSMKATGLFVLYTVPIGIVLALFFALLANEKLKGIGFFRTMYSSTMGISVAASSVIWLFMFNPSIGMFNRLLSVFSLPQIQWLLDPEWALLSVAISTIWMNIGFSFLIILGGLQNIDEHLYESSRIDGAGYFYRLRRITLPMLSPTMFFIVTISLINAFQTFGQIDILTKGGPSQSTNLIVYSIYREAFINYQFGTASAQAVILFVIILVVTILQFKLVEKKVHYQ, encoded by the coding sequence ATGAGCGGGTTTTGGAGAAAGACTGTTGACGCAAGGACGGCGCTACTCTACTTGTTGCCTTCCATCATCGTCTTTGCAGTCTTCATCTTCTATCCGATGTTTCGTACCATCTATTTGAGTTTTTTCTTGACGGATCAGACAGGGAACGCGGCCATAAATGTTGGCTTTGAAAACTATCAATATTTGCTAACTTCGTCAGAGTTTCTCAATAGTATGAAGGCGACGGGACTGTTTGTCTTATATACTGTGCCAATTGGTATCGTCCTAGCATTGTTCTTTGCTTTACTTGCCAATGAAAAACTGAAAGGTATCGGCTTTTTCCGGACGATGTATTCATCAACAATGGGGATTTCTGTGGCAGCTTCTTCCGTCATCTGGCTGTTCATGTTTAACCCGAGTATCGGGATGTTCAACCGGTTGTTAAGTGTTTTCAGTCTTCCGCAAATCCAGTGGTTGCTCGATCCTGAATGGGCGCTACTGTCCGTTGCGATCTCGACGATATGGATGAATATCGGTTTTTCATTCCTGATCATATTAGGCGGTTTGCAGAATATCGATGAACATTTGTATGAAAGTTCAAGGATTGACGGGGCGGGCTACTTCTACCGATTACGTCGAATTACGTTACCGATGCTGTCACCGACGATGTTTTTCATCGTGACAATATCATTGATTAACGCCTTCCAGACATTCGGCCAAATCGATATTTTGACCAAAGGCGGACCGTCACAGTCCACGAACCTGATCGTCTACTCGATTTACAGGGAAGCGTTCATCAACTATCAATTCGGCACCGCGAGTGCGCAAGCTGTCATACTGTTCGTCATCATTCTAGTCGTCACCATCCTCCAATTTAAACTTGTTGAGAAGAAGGTGCATTACCAATGA
- a CDS encoding CapA family protein: MKRIVFLLMISTGFCAGCSEEEKILPVADFETLNSEPAKLELKIHSNEFTIGMIGDILLHNPLYTYPDYNSSFAAVKEKMMSIDYLLANQESLPGGAELGLSGYPRFNSPKHIIRDLKKNGVDMLSIANNHTMDQTGSGLLKAIAHMKEYGMPYVGAYESSEDRDTKRIIEVNNIRVGVLGYTYGLNGMPTPAGRDYMVSLINQQQMIEDVTEMKKHVDLTVVSIHWGIEYQLEPSEEQRELAGMLADAGVDIIFGHHPHVLQPYVEIGKTKVFYSLGNFYSAQQFDSTNIGGIAEVPVSKSELAGRSFIAVGTPTFSPTAVIRDKNRKYVVVPLQQAGDAVEYDTAWVENQVGLSAK, from the coding sequence TTGAAAAGGATAGTTTTTTTATTAATGATCTCAACGGGATTCTGTGCTGGTTGTTCAGAAGAAGAAAAAATATTGCCCGTGGCTGATTTTGAAACGCTGAATAGTGAACCGGCAAAGCTCGAGTTGAAGATCCACTCCAATGAATTCACAATCGGGATGATTGGGGATATTCTTCTTCACAATCCGCTTTATACATATCCGGACTACAATTCTTCGTTTGCCGCTGTGAAAGAAAAAATGATGTCCATCGATTATCTTCTCGCTAATCAGGAATCGTTGCCAGGTGGAGCTGAACTTGGCTTATCGGGCTACCCTCGATTTAACAGTCCAAAGCATATAATTAGAGACTTGAAAAAGAATGGTGTTGATATGCTGTCCATTGCGAATAACCATACGATGGACCAAACAGGAAGTGGACTTCTTAAAGCGATTGCGCATATGAAAGAATATGGTATGCCTTACGTAGGGGCTTATGAATCTTCGGAAGACAGAGATACTAAACGGATTATCGAAGTGAATAACATCCGTGTCGGGGTTCTAGGGTACACATATGGTTTAAACGGAATGCCGACCCCTGCCGGTAGAGATTATATGGTTTCCCTCATCAATCAGCAGCAAATGATAGAGGATGTAACTGAAATGAAAAAGCATGTAGATCTGACAGTTGTTTCAATCCATTGGGGAATTGAATACCAATTAGAACCGTCTGAGGAACAGAGAGAACTTGCCGGTATGTTGGCAGATGCAGGTGTAGATATCATTTTCGGACATCATCCGCATGTGCTGCAGCCTTATGTTGAAATCGGTAAGACGAAAGTGTTTTATTCACTTGGTAATTTTTACTCTGCTCAGCAATTCGATTCGACAAACATCGGAGGCATTGCCGAAGTACCTGTAAGCAAGAGTGAATTAGCGGGAAGGTCGTTCATTGCTGTTGGTACGCCGACATTTTCACCCACAGCTGTGATTCGTGACAAGAACCGTAAATATGTAGTCGTCCCCTTACAACAAGCGGGTGATGCTGTAGAGTATGATACAGCATGGGTCGAAAACCAAGTCGGCCTATCCGCCAAATGA
- a CDS encoding bifunctional 2',3'-cyclic-nucleotide 2'-phosphodiesterase/3'-nucleotidase, whose amino-acid sequence MSKLRTAGMWLAIVALAFSSFTMSTFANAKGAQDVTRGEYIIAVVEALAYELEDGSTTAFTDVDADLAPFVEAAERHGLVKGTTATLFNPNQPLSREHAFLIAARAVETDKAFPVSLLDRFKDKDQFKTAELEELAKSVGLDLFRGYENGTAKPQQIVSKGQVAKIVDRLLLVMNAPPVEEETDKDSIALRIMGTSDLHTNFVNYDYYQDKKSNEFGLAKTALLIDEARSENPNNLLFDNGDLIQGTPLGAYKVTVEPLKEGELHPAYAALQAVGVDVASLGNHEFNYGLDYLDLAMKEAKFPIINSTVYDVETGENRFEPYVILDRQFVDGNGKKHDVKVGVIGVVTTGIMGWDKGHLEGKVTAQDPVDAVNKFLPEVKEKGADIVVVISHSGIGDEEYTPNKENVTYQLSEIEGVDAIVTGHDHGVFPGKDYGHLKNVDLDQGTINGTPVVMPGKFGSHLGMIDLELIQKDGKWTVKNGKGYVREIDKKSDKVSEKVIEAVKEAHEGTIEYVRSPVGKTTSTITSYFSQVKDDPSIQIVTNAQKWYVENQVKGTKYESLPLLSSGAPFKAGGRNGANYYTEILEGEIAIKNVADLYVFDNTVNALVLTGADVKEWLEMSAGQFNQIDPASKEQQNLINEDYRTYNFDVIDGVTYDVDVTQPAKYDYEGKIVNKDASRIVNLQYDGKDIDPAQEFLVVTNNYRGSGSFPGVVKHTDKIEYAYENREAIMDYMIAEETIDPAADGNWKFVPIEGELNIVFESSAKAKDFIPKDSGIEFIGLTKDGFANYSLKLN is encoded by the coding sequence TTGTCGAAACTAAGAACAGCCGGAATGTGGCTGGCCATTGTGGCACTCGCATTTAGCAGTTTTACAATGTCGACTTTTGCAAATGCAAAAGGGGCGCAAGACGTAACTCGCGGCGAATACATAATCGCTGTAGTGGAAGCGCTTGCATATGAGTTGGAAGATGGGAGCACGACGGCATTTACGGATGTCGATGCAGATTTGGCACCGTTCGTGGAAGCCGCTGAGCGTCATGGACTGGTTAAAGGAACAACAGCTACACTATTCAATCCAAATCAGCCATTATCACGTGAACATGCTTTCCTGATTGCTGCACGCGCAGTGGAAACGGACAAAGCATTTCCAGTAAGTCTGCTAGACCGTTTTAAAGATAAAGACCAATTCAAAACGGCTGAACTTGAAGAACTTGCGAAAAGTGTAGGTTTGGATCTGTTCAGAGGCTATGAGAATGGTACTGCTAAACCGCAACAAATTGTAAGTAAAGGTCAGGTCGCAAAAATTGTCGATCGTTTGCTCTTGGTCATGAATGCTCCGCCTGTCGAAGAGGAAACCGACAAAGATTCAATCGCACTTCGCATTATGGGGACAAGCGATTTGCATACGAACTTTGTGAACTATGATTATTACCAAGACAAGAAGTCAAATGAATTTGGCTTAGCAAAAACAGCACTTTTAATTGATGAAGCACGTTCAGAAAATCCGAATAATTTGTTGTTTGATAATGGGGATCTGATTCAGGGGACACCACTTGGTGCATATAAAGTGACAGTGGAACCATTAAAAGAAGGAGAACTTCACCCTGCGTATGCAGCATTGCAAGCGGTTGGTGTTGACGTTGCCTCACTTGGTAACCATGAATTCAATTATGGTCTTGATTATTTGGATCTGGCTATGAAAGAAGCGAAGTTCCCAATTATCAACTCGACAGTTTATGATGTTGAGACTGGCGAAAACCGTTTTGAGCCATACGTTATTCTGGACAGACAATTTGTAGATGGCAACGGTAAGAAGCATGATGTGAAAGTCGGTGTTATCGGCGTTGTTACGACAGGTATCATGGGTTGGGACAAAGGACATCTTGAAGGAAAAGTAACAGCGCAAGATCCAGTCGATGCCGTTAATAAATTCCTGCCTGAAGTGAAAGAGAAAGGTGCCGACATCGTTGTTGTCATCTCCCACTCGGGTATCGGCGATGAAGAATATACACCAAACAAAGAGAACGTTACGTATCAGCTGTCTGAAATCGAAGGTGTTGATGCAATCGTAACTGGTCATGATCACGGGGTATTCCCAGGTAAAGATTATGGTCATTTAAAGAATGTAGACCTTGACCAAGGAACGATTAACGGAACACCAGTCGTCATGCCTGGTAAATTTGGGAGTCATTTAGGCATGATCGATTTGGAATTGATTCAAAAAGACGGCAAGTGGACAGTGAAGAACGGTAAAGGGTATGTCCGTGAAATTGATAAGAAATCGGACAAGGTTTCCGAAAAAGTGATTGAAGCAGTAAAAGAAGCACACGAAGGGACAATTGAATATGTCCGCAGCCCTGTAGGGAAAACGACATCTACAATTACGAGTTATTTCTCTCAAGTGAAAGATGATCCTTCTATCCAGATTGTCACAAATGCACAAAAATGGTACGTGGAAAATCAAGTAAAGGGTACGAAATATGAAAGCTTGCCACTTCTTTCATCAGGTGCACCTTTTAAAGCGGGTGGACGTAACGGTGCAAACTATTATACGGAAATCCTTGAAGGTGAAATTGCGATTAAGAACGTAGCAGATTTGTATGTATTTGATAATACGGTGAATGCGCTTGTTCTGACAGGAGCAGACGTGAAAGAATGGCTCGAAATGTCTGCAGGCCAATTCAACCAGATTGATCCTGCTTCAAAAGAACAGCAGAATCTGATCAACGAAGATTATCGCACATACAACTTCGATGTAATTGACGGTGTGACATATGATGTGGATGTCACACAACCGGCGAAATATGATTATGAAGGCAAAATTGTCAATAAAGATGCAAGCCGTATCGTAAACTTGCAGTATGACGGAAAAGACATTGATCCGGCACAGGAATTCTTAGTTGTTACAAACAACTATCGTGGATCGGGAAGTTTCCCGGGTGTTGTAAAGCACACGGATAAGATTGAATATGCATATGAAAACCGTGAAGCAATTATGGATTATATGATTGCTGAAGAAACAATCGACCCAGCGGCAGATGGCAACTGGAAGTTCGTGCCGATTGAAGGAGAATTGAATATCGTCTTCGAATCATCTGCAAAAGCAAAAGATTTCATTCCGAAAGACAGTGGAATTGAATTTATCGGATTGACGAAAGATGGCTTTGCGAACTATTCATTAAAGTTGAACTGA
- a CDS encoding carbohydrate ABC transporter permease, producing MKMGLPQKIWIYFLLILTSALVFFPVFYAFMISFMTGPEIIQGKFFPQSFSFENYTKVFSRLPLLNYLLNSFIVSVTVMIGQLLVCSLAAYAFVFFKFKGRDFIFFLFISTMMIPWEATMIPNVFTIRKLDWFNTYQGLTIPFFALAFGTFLLRQHFLTIPKELHEASQIAGLSRFKFFWKVVLPVSKTSLVTLGAYGFLTTWNMYLWPLLITTNQSVRTVQIGLKQLQSQEIATEWGVVMAGVIVVIIPTLLLLFVGQKQLQKGLSKGALK from the coding sequence ATGAAAATGGGACTTCCACAAAAAATATGGATTTACTTTCTATTAATCCTTACATCAGCATTAGTCTTTTTCCCTGTTTTCTATGCTTTCATGATTTCCTTCATGACGGGACCTGAAATCATCCAGGGGAAATTCTTCCCACAGTCATTTAGTTTCGAGAACTATACGAAAGTGTTTAGCCGTTTGCCGCTATTAAACTATCTATTGAACAGTTTCATAGTTTCTGTGACTGTTATGATTGGTCAGTTGCTCGTCTGTAGCTTGGCAGCATACGCTTTTGTGTTCTTTAAGTTTAAGGGCAGAGACTTTATCTTTTTCCTATTCATCTCGACGATGATGATTCCTTGGGAAGCAACAATGATTCCGAACGTCTTTACCATTCGCAAGCTAGACTGGTTCAATACGTATCAAGGATTGACAATACCATTCTTCGCTTTAGCGTTCGGAACGTTTTTATTGCGTCAGCATTTCTTGACGATTCCAAAAGAGCTGCATGAGGCTTCTCAAATTGCGGGACTTAGCCGCTTCAAGTTTTTCTGGAAAGTGGTTCTTCCTGTTTCGAAGACAAGCCTTGTCACATTAGGGGCTTACGGTTTCCTGACAACATGGAATATGTATTTATGGCCGCTGCTAATCACGACAAATCAGTCCGTTCGGACAGTGCAAATCGGATTGAAGCAGTTGCAGTCCCAGGAAATCGCGACAGAATGGGGGGTGGTCATGGCGGGAGTCATCGTAGTAATCATACCGACATTGTTACTATTATTTGTCGGACAAAAGCAATTGCAAAAAGGCTTATCAAAAGGCGCTTTGAAGTAA
- a CDS encoding ABC transporter substrate-binding protein, producing MLKSSLFLILVLTMAILAACSNSDNKDNGTTPSTDGNKGETTTDGEKVSIEFWHAMSGTGQESIDKIVKGFNDSQDKYEVKAEYQGSYEESLTKLRGVGGTKDAPAITQVFEVGTKYMIDSGYIEPMQSFIDKDNYDLSQLEENILNYYKVDGELYSMPFNSSTPVMIYNKDAFKAAGLDPEKAPGTFSEVIAASEKLTNDSMKGFSMLTYGWFFEQLVATQGGLYVNEDNGRSGDATEALFNGPEGLNVFNFLNTMNKAGTFGNFGTNWDDIRSAFATEKVAMYMDSSAGVAAAINNSPFDVGVAYIPYADEVKRNGVVIGGASLWMSKGIAEKEQEAAWEFMKYMTTPEVQAQWHLDTGYFAINPAAYDEENVKEKWAEFPQFKVTVDQLQDTVPGLATQGALISVFPESRQQIVTALEELYQGKDPQEVLDKAAEGTNRAMEIANKTKK from the coding sequence ATGCTTAAATCATCTTTGTTTTTAATACTCGTTTTAACAATGGCAATTTTAGCAGCATGTTCGAACAGTGATAATAAAGATAATGGGACAACGCCTTCAACAGATGGAAATAAAGGCGAAACAACAACTGATGGTGAAAAAGTATCCATTGAATTCTGGCACGCTATGTCCGGTACAGGACAGGAATCAATTGATAAAATCGTCAAAGGGTTCAACGATTCACAAGACAAATACGAAGTAAAAGCTGAATACCAAGGTTCTTATGAAGAATCATTGACGAAGCTTCGCGGTGTCGGCGGTACGAAAGATGCGCCTGCCATCACTCAAGTATTTGAAGTTGGAACGAAATATATGATTGACAGCGGTTATATCGAACCAATGCAGTCATTCATCGACAAAGACAACTATGATCTTTCACAGTTGGAAGAAAATATCTTGAACTATTATAAAGTAGATGGTGAGTTGTATTCGATGCCTTTTAACTCATCGACACCAGTTATGATTTACAACAAAGATGCATTCAAGGCAGCAGGACTAGATCCTGAGAAAGCACCTGGAACATTCTCTGAAGTAATTGCTGCATCAGAAAAGTTAACAAATGATAGTATGAAAGGCTTCTCGATGCTGACATACGGCTGGTTCTTCGAGCAGCTTGTAGCAACGCAAGGTGGTTTGTATGTGAATGAAGACAATGGTCGCTCAGGTGACGCGACAGAGGCCCTATTCAATGGTCCTGAAGGTTTAAACGTCTTCAATTTCCTAAATACAATGAACAAAGCAGGCACATTCGGTAACTTCGGAACGAACTGGGATGATATCCGTTCTGCATTCGCTACGGAAAAAGTCGCTATGTATATGGACTCTTCCGCAGGTGTTGCAGCGGCTATTAATAACTCACCATTTGATGTAGGTGTTGCGTACATTCCTTATGCTGATGAAGTGAAACGTAATGGCGTCGTTATCGGCGGAGCTTCCCTCTGGATGTCTAAAGGAATTGCCGAAAAGGAACAAGAAGCAGCATGGGAGTTCATGAAGTATATGACAACGCCGGAAGTTCAGGCACAATGGCATCTCGATACGGGCTACTTTGCCATCAACCCTGCAGCTTATGACGAAGAGAACGTTAAAGAGAAATGGGCAGAATTCCCGCAGTTTAAAGTAACTGTAGATCAGCTTCAGGATACTGTTCCTGGACTTGCGACGCAGGGAGCACTCATTTCCGTCTTCCCGGAATCCCGTCAGCAAATCGTAACGGCTCTGGAAGAATTGTACCAAGGTAAAGATCCGCAGGAAGTATTGGATAAGGCTGCGGAAGGAACAAACCGCGCAATGGAAATTGCGAATAAGACGAAAAAATAA
- a CDS encoding 5'-nucleotidase C-terminal domain-containing protein, with protein MSKKYFKGAAASMLLFSVAGITPVAVSAEEGSKDFSMTIFHTNDTHAKLDNVAKFATVLKEKQEAKPYNVLLNAGDVFSGTLYFNEFLGQADLEFMNYFGYDAMVFGNHEFDLGDSDDGHKALADFVKGAKFPIVAANTDLSQDSLFDGLQTREVVENAEDGKVYNGIIKEVNGEKIGIFGLTTEETISIASPDKVTFTNYITEAKAAVAAFEEMGINKIIALTHLGSETDNGFGTDVVLAENVPGIDIIVGGHSHTELKEPKVINKDKEPVLIVQANEYYNFLGELDITFDENGVIKEYNGVLHATKEVKEDPTVLEMLKPYADKIDEIKNNPTGATAEVFLSGLRDMTTNIKTLTGGVRSSESNLGNIITDGMLEKAKLIDPDVVIALQNGGGIRTSINKGSISYGDVLSVLPFTNPLAIIEVTGEELKSTVEHSLKNYPKESGAFLHMAGMKVVFDMNAEPGKRVVSMKIDGKEVEADKMYKAATNNFTAKGGDGFEALEKAYNAGRVSEPGFSDWENFADHLKSLGTVKQGLEGRVVALLPYTDVKMDSWAYPYISDIYTRGILNDSKTFKPGAQITRAEMVSWIVKAHDLKATGKAPFKDLDGLTDELKADIAAAYEHGIIKGTDDKFMPNDKVTRAQFSLIIERALENYTGEKYTAEKAPYTDFGKYSEEAVNAISLLHEFDIATGYEGKFMPEQFTTHQQAAKIISNFLYTTKQVKKAE; from the coding sequence ATGTCAAAGAAATATTTTAAAGGTGCGGCTGCGTCCATGCTATTATTCAGCGTGGCAGGAATCACACCAGTAGCAGTTTCAGCAGAAGAAGGTTCAAAAGACTTTTCAATGACTATTTTCCATACGAATGATACGCATGCGAAACTCGACAACGTCGCAAAGTTTGCAACTGTGCTGAAGGAAAAACAGGAAGCAAAACCGTATAATGTTCTTTTGAACGCTGGTGATGTTTTCTCCGGCACTCTTTATTTCAATGAATTCCTAGGACAAGCGGATTTAGAATTCATGAATTACTTCGGCTACGATGCGATGGTCTTTGGTAATCATGAATTTGACTTGGGTGATTCAGATGATGGCCACAAGGCTTTGGCTGATTTCGTTAAAGGAGCTAAATTCCCGATTGTAGCTGCAAATACGGATTTATCTCAGGACAGCCTGTTTGACGGCTTACAGACACGTGAAGTTGTTGAAAATGCTGAAGATGGCAAAGTATACAACGGCATCATTAAAGAAGTGAATGGCGAAAAAATCGGGATTTTCGGATTGACAACTGAAGAGACAATTTCCATTGCAAGCCCCGACAAAGTTACATTCACGAACTATATTACGGAAGCGAAAGCTGCTGTTGCCGCTTTTGAAGAAATGGGCATCAACAAAATTATCGCTTTAACACATCTTGGTTCTGAAACGGATAATGGGTTTGGAACTGATGTAGTACTTGCTGAAAATGTTCCGGGTATTGATATTATCGTAGGCGGACACTCGCATACTGAACTGAAAGAACCTAAAGTTATCAATAAAGATAAGGAACCTGTCCTAATCGTTCAAGCCAACGAATATTATAATTTCTTAGGTGAGTTAGATATAACGTTCGATGAAAACGGTGTCATCAAAGAATATAACGGAGTACTTCACGCAACTAAAGAAGTTAAAGAAGATCCTACTGTATTAGAAATGCTTAAACCATACGCAGATAAAATTGATGAAATAAAAAATAACCCTACTGGTGCGACAGCAGAAGTATTCCTAAGCGGACTACGTGATATGACAACAAATATCAAAACGCTGACAGGCGGGGTTCGTTCAAGTGAATCAAACTTAGGGAACATCATTACTGACGGCATGCTTGAAAAAGCGAAGCTGATTGACCCAGATGTTGTCATTGCATTGCAAAACGGTGGAGGTATTCGTACATCCATCAATAAAGGATCAATCTCTTATGGTGACGTGCTTTCAGTACTTCCATTCACTAACCCTCTTGCTATTATTGAAGTGACTGGTGAAGAATTGAAATCAACAGTTGAGCACAGCTTAAAGAACTATCCTAAAGAAAGCGGCGCCTTCCTCCATATGGCAGGAATGAAAGTCGTATTTGATATGAATGCTGAACCAGGCAAGCGTGTCGTTTCAATGAAAATTGATGGAAAAGAAGTCGAAGCTGATAAAATGTACAAAGCGGCTACAAATAACTTCACTGCAAAAGGTGGGGATGGATTCGAAGCACTAGAAAAAGCTTATAATGCAGGACGCGTCAGCGAACCTGGTTTCAGTGACTGGGAGAACTTTGCCGATCACTTGAAATCACTTGGTACTGTAAAACAAGGACTTGAAGGTCGGGTAGTTGCCCTTCTCCCTTATACAGATGTCAAAATGGATAGCTGGGCATATCCATATATCTCAGATATCTACACGCGCGGTATTCTGAATGATTCTAAAACATTCAAACCAGGTGCACAAATCACACGTGCTGAAATGGTTTCTTGGATTGTCAAAGCACATGATTTGAAAGCAACTGGCAAAGCACCCTTTAAAGATCTTGACGGACTCACTGATGAGTTGAAAGCGGATATTGCAGCGGCATACGAGCACGGCATCATTAAAGGTACTGATGATAAGTTCATGCCAAATGATAAAGTGACACGCGCTCAATTCTCTTTGATCATTGAACGCGCTCTTGAGAACTATACAGGGGAAAAATATACTGCTGAAAAAGCGCCTTACACTGACTTTGGAAAGTACTCTGAAGAAGCGGTAAACGCAATTTCATTGTTGCATGAATTCGATATTGCTACAGGCTATGAAGGTAAATTCATGCCTGAACAGTTCACGACACATCAGCAAGCAGCAAAAATCATTTCAAACTTCCTTTACACAACAAAGCAAGTTAAGAAAGCTGAATAA
- a CDS encoding ABC transporter ATP-binding protein: MKRVELIDISKSYDKQNDVISNINVTIEPGEFFVLVGPSGCGKSTMLRMIAGLEDITGGTLKIGDKVANNLTPDKRDLSMVFQNYALYPHLTVQQNITFGLDVKRMKKDDQRKKAEEVAEMLGLSEYLNRKPRELSGGQRQRVALARSIVSETPICLMDEPLSNLDAKLRAHMRSEIRRIQRQLGITMIYVTHDQVEAMTMGDRIMILHEGKIQQVGKPIDIYNYPANPFVATFIGAPPMNLATGEYDQATSELVIGGEIRLPVPKEEIGKLPTGSMTVGVRPENLYPVTPETKAEDIFQTTVTNVEILGNETVFSFAIAGKEWMAKWSGQWHIDIGDQLPVRMEFESISIFDNQSGELIKRTVDHGNYVTDKEVTS; the protein is encoded by the coding sequence ATGAAAAGAGTGGAACTGATTGATATCTCTAAATCATACGACAAGCAAAATGATGTCATTTCCAATATAAACGTAACGATCGAACCTGGCGAGTTTTTCGTGTTGGTCGGTCCTTCGGGATGCGGAAAGAGTACAATGCTGCGAATGATTGCTGGCCTTGAAGATATTACGGGAGGAACACTGAAAATCGGCGATAAGGTTGCTAATAATCTTACACCCGACAAGCGGGATCTGTCGATGGTCTTCCAAAACTATGCCCTTTACCCGCATTTAACGGTTCAACAGAATATAACGTTTGGACTTGACGTCAAGCGCATGAAAAAGGATGATCAGCGTAAGAAAGCGGAAGAAGTGGCCGAAATGCTCGGTTTGTCCGAATACTTAAACCGGAAACCGCGCGAACTGTCTGGTGGCCAACGTCAACGTGTCGCCTTAGCCAGATCAATTGTAAGTGAAACGCCAATCTGTCTCATGGATGAGCCACTATCCAACCTAGATGCAAAGCTGCGTGCACATATGCGTTCAGAAATCAGAAGAATCCAACGTCAACTCGGTATTACGATGATTTACGTCACGCATGACCAGGTGGAAGCGATGACGATGGGTGACCGGATCATGATTTTGCATGAAGGAAAAATCCAACAAGTCGGGAAACCGATTGACATTTATAATTATCCGGCGAATCCGTTTGTCGCGACATTCATCGGAGCTCCTCCAATGAACTTGGCAACAGGCGAATACGATCAAGCAACTTCAGAGCTTGTTATCGGAGGTGAAATTCGTCTGCCAGTACCAAAAGAGGAGATAGGGAAACTCCCAACAGGATCGATGACAGTAGGTGTCCGTCCTGAGAATCTCTATCCTGTCACACCGGAAACAAAAGCCGAAGACATTTTCCAGACGACTGTCACCAATGTAGAGATTTTAGGGAATGAAACCGTCTTTTCATTTGCGATTGCCGGGAAAGAATGGATGGCGAAATGGAGTGGTCAGTGGCATATCGATATCGGTGATCAGTTGCCGGTCCGGATGGAATTCGAATCGATTTCAATCTTCGACAACCAAAGCGGTGAACTGATTAAACGAACGGTAGACCACGGCAATTACGTCACGGATAAAGAGGTGACGTCATGA